A single genomic interval of Flavihumibacter rivuli harbors:
- a CDS encoding oligosaccharide flippase family protein — protein MPEENPIPTTTALPLRYLVLQYANTAFNIIFPLILFPYTTRVLGPAGYGVIGFYESMLLVVSVWAAFGVNFFGLRLLSKSAIGDTAQANRVLHLLLINLLMAMAGVVVYLLYVLNKAIPIGSRQITFLYAYIMLIYMVHLDWYFQSQERFRFLMLRTFFLRVFILVGSLLFVKKADDLIIYILISTFNYSLIALSSIWNIRDLFPHWKWDPALFRDLIRSMFPFAAIGVLSALYFSWDTILLARIGKVADLGHYTVAAKIVRLSMNVFVGASIVFFVRLFRTEVDRNLQEQSVKMTIHFSLPIAALIFCFAQPIIFFVSGKAYLPSVVLLRIFALLWVVVPLHDFFTIQVLLVHHREKLLALLYLSASIISLLLNLLLIPLYFTTGAAVSVVIVEFMVLVAGIYFSRRYFHFGTALLREFVFAASSFPVALLAAQVAFIITDMPFLQLVSGVLVFGAGYALLQLVIFRNGFWTGLLVLVRDKLSGKRSMELDQ, from the coding sequence TTGCCTGAAGAGAATCCCATACCAACAACTACTGCATTGCCCTTGCGGTACCTGGTGTTGCAATACGCCAATACCGCCTTCAATATTATATTCCCGCTCATTCTATTTCCCTATACCACAAGGGTATTGGGGCCGGCCGGCTATGGTGTGATCGGTTTTTACGAATCCATGTTGCTGGTGGTTAGTGTGTGGGCTGCCTTCGGTGTAAACTTTTTCGGGTTGAGGTTGCTTAGTAAGTCTGCCATCGGTGATACCGCACAGGCCAACAGGGTATTGCATTTGCTGCTGATCAATCTACTGATGGCCATGGCCGGGGTGGTGGTTTACCTCCTTTATGTCCTGAATAAGGCGATACCCATTGGAAGCAGGCAGATCACCTTTCTGTATGCCTACATCATGCTGATCTATATGGTGCACCTGGATTGGTATTTTCAATCCCAGGAAAGGTTCCGCTTCCTCATGCTCAGGACCTTCTTCCTTAGGGTGTTCATTTTGGTAGGATCACTCCTATTTGTAAAAAAAGCAGATGACCTCATCATTTATATCCTGATCAGTACATTCAACTATTCCCTCATTGCACTGAGCAGTATCTGGAATATCAGGGATTTATTTCCCCATTGGAAATGGGACCCTGCCCTGTTCAGGGACCTCATCAGATCTATGTTCCCCTTTGCCGCAATCGGAGTATTGAGTGCCTTGTATTTTAGTTGGGATACCATCTTACTGGCAAGGATCGGTAAGGTGGCTGACCTGGGACATTATACCGTTGCGGCTAAGATCGTTCGGTTAAGCATGAACGTTTTTGTCGGGGCTTCCATCGTATTCTTCGTTCGGCTCTTCCGCACCGAAGTGGATCGTAACCTGCAGGAGCAAAGCGTAAAAATGACCATTCATTTCAGCCTGCCCATTGCAGCCCTGATCTTTTGTTTCGCCCAGCCCATAATCTTCTTCGTGTCCGGGAAGGCCTATCTCCCATCAGTGGTCCTGTTACGGATCTTTGCCCTTTTATGGGTGGTGGTACCCCTGCACGATTTCTTTACAATCCAGGTTTTACTGGTGCACCATAGGGAGAAGTTATTGGCATTGCTCTATTTGTCTGCCTCGATAATTTCCCTTTTATTGAACCTTCTCCTTATCCCCCTCTATTTCACAACCGGTGCAGCTGTTTCCGTTGTGATCGTGGAGTTTATGGTATTGGTCGCTGGCATCTATTTTTCGAGACGGTATTTTCATTTTGGTACAGCCTTGTTAAGGGAGTTTGTATTTGCTGCATCATCTTTCCCAGTTGCCCTGTTGGCAGCGCAGGTTGCCTTTATCATTACCGATATGCCCTTCCTGCAATTGGTAAGTGGGGTATTGGTATTTGGAGCAGGCTATGCCCTTCTGCAGTTGGTCATCTTCCGCAATGGTTTCTGGACCGGGCTCCTGGTATTGGTAAGGGATAAGCTAAGCGGTAAAAGGTCGATGGAATTGGATCAGTAA
- a CDS encoding acyl-CoA-binding protein, producing the protein MQKPVCQSTLPVVNVRDYAKIPDILHLRRYDLRCKSSEKPPAFGAVVKLVGIMFNWLVNSGLFVVLEAATLVLKGGDPKLGGDAGYFNWKTQPKFATFAANFFLDMDLQQQFEAAVADSKALSERPSNETLLQLYSLYKQATEGDVNGEAPNMFDFVAKAKYEAWSALKGTSQDAAKEQYISLVNKLKN; encoded by the coding sequence TTGCAAAAGCCTGTCTGCCAAAGTACTCTTCCCGTGGTCAATGTGCGCGATTATGCAAAAATTCCTGATATTCTTCATCTGCGTCGTTACGATTTGCGCTGCAAAAGTAGCGAAAAGCCACCAGCTTTTGGCGCTGTTGTCAAACTTGTAGGGATAATGTTTAACTGGCTAGTAAACAGTGGTTTATTTGTCGTTTTAGAGGCTGCAACACTGGTCTTAAAGGGCGGGGACCCGAAGTTGGGGGGCGATGCAGGTTATTTCAACTGGAAAACGCAGCCGAAATTTGCTACTTTCGCAGCAAATTTTTTTCTGGATATGGATTTACAACAACAGTTTGAAGCGGCAGTTGCAGACAGTAAAGCCCTGAGTGAGCGCCCAAGTAATGAGACATTGCTGCAATTGTATTCTTTGTACAAGCAGGCCACAGAAGGTGATGTGAATGGCGAAGCACCCAACATGTTCGACTTTGTAGCCAAGGCCAAGTATGAAGCCTGGAGTGCCCTGAAAGGTACCAGCCAGGATGCTGCCAAGGAACAATACATCAGTTTGGTAAATAAACTCAAAAACTAA
- a CDS encoding DUF4199 domain-containing protein, translating into MPKKLSVWVGLSAGLLYTLCLFITWKVGIESMAAFLTWYAYLPVIFVLVLGVAWWYRYSSGAFLELKTVIQYALLAYFIYEMVYAVSNYVLYGLLDKDLNANLVETLFRQSETEMRAKGGENIEARIEEARKLAESAKKPLTLVQVLIGSGQNLILHFIKSVIIATIIKQTNPAAPQKAD; encoded by the coding sequence ATGCCAAAGAAACTTTCTGTCTGGGTAGGATTATCTGCCGGCCTGCTCTATACCCTTTGCCTGTTCATCACCTGGAAAGTTGGGATCGAAAGCATGGCTGCATTCCTTACCTGGTATGCCTATCTTCCGGTGATCTTTGTTTTGGTGCTGGGTGTTGCCTGGTGGTACCGTTATTCCTCCGGCGCCTTCCTGGAACTGAAGACCGTTATACAATACGCATTATTGGCCTACTTCATCTATGAAATGGTGTATGCGGTATCCAACTATGTGTTGTACGGCCTGCTGGATAAAGACCTTAACGCCAACCTGGTGGAGACCCTGTTCCGGCAGAGTGAAACGGAAATGCGTGCGAAAGGTGGTGAGAACATTGAAGCCAGGATCGAAGAGGCCCGTAAGTTGGCGGAGTCTGCTAAAAAGCCCCTCACCCTTGTGCAGGTGCTGATTGGTTCCGGCCAAAACCTGATCCTGCATTTCATAAAATCAGTTATAATCGCTACTATTATCAAACAAACCAATCCTGCCGCCCCTCAAAAGGCTGATTAA
- a CDS encoding glycosyltransferase — MNIVILGPAHPFRGGGITTFNERLARELQSQGHQVTIVNFTVQYPSFLFPGKSQFSEEPAPADLTIRRWLHSMNPLSWLSTGRKIRDLRPDLVIVRFWLPFMGPAFGTVLRQVKKNKSTKVIAITDNIIPHEKRPGDLPFTRYFVGACDAFVCMSEKVLRDLKKFVQDERPVISVVHPLYDNFGAGTSKEKALKALSIEDSGPLLLFFGFIRKYKGLDLLLQAMAKARTKGLRLLVAGEFYEDPQGYDQLIDSLGIREQLILHTDFIPNDAVKHYFSAADVVVQPYRNATQSGVTPLAYHFELPMIVTRVGALPDYVPDGVSGLVTEPDADAIAMAIDRYFELGKAHFLPGLIEEKRQYSWDRFANSIISLGKQV; from the coding sequence ATGAATATCGTCATATTAGGACCTGCACATCCCTTCAGGGGCGGTGGCATCACCACTTTCAATGAAAGGCTGGCCCGTGAACTGCAATCGCAGGGGCACCAGGTGACCATCGTTAATTTCACTGTCCAGTATCCTAGCTTTCTATTTCCCGGTAAATCGCAGTTCTCTGAAGAGCCTGCCCCAGCTGACCTTACCATCAGGCGCTGGTTGCATTCCATGAATCCATTGAGCTGGTTGTCTACGGGAAGGAAGATCCGCGACCTGCGGCCCGACCTGGTGATCGTGCGGTTTTGGCTGCCTTTCATGGGGCCCGCTTTCGGAACGGTATTGCGGCAGGTGAAGAAGAACAAGTCCACCAAGGTCATTGCCATCACCGATAACATTATCCCTCATGAGAAGCGTCCGGGTGATCTTCCCTTTACCAGGTACTTTGTTGGCGCCTGCGATGCATTTGTTTGTATGAGTGAAAAGGTGCTGCGCGACCTCAAAAAATTTGTGCAGGATGAAAGGCCGGTTATTTCGGTTGTGCATCCCCTTTATGATAACTTTGGTGCCGGCACCAGTAAGGAAAAAGCCCTGAAAGCCTTGTCCATTGAGGATTCGGGTCCCCTCCTCTTGTTTTTTGGGTTTATCAGGAAGTACAAAGGGTTGGACCTGCTCCTTCAGGCCATGGCAAAGGCCAGGACGAAGGGATTGCGTTTGCTGGTGGCAGGTGAGTTTTACGAAGACCCACAGGGGTATGATCAGCTGATCGACTCCCTTGGTATCAGGGAGCAATTGATCCTTCACACTGATTTCATTCCCAATGATGCCGTGAAGCATTATTTCAGTGCGGCCGATGTAGTAGTGCAGCCTTACCGCAATGCCACACAAAGTGGGGTAACACCACTTGCTTATCACTTTGAGTTACCAATGATCGTAACCAGGGTTGGCGCCCTGCCTGATTATGTTCCTGATGGTGTTTCTGGCCTAGTAACCGAACCAGATGCCGATGCCATTGCAATGGCCATCGATCGCTATTTTGAATTAGGCAAAGCCCATTTCCTACCGGGATTGATCGAGGAAAAAAGGCAATACTCCTGGGATCGGTTTGCCAATAGCATTATCAGTCTTGGAAAGCAGGTATAA
- a CDS encoding monovalent cation:proton antiporter-2 (CPA2) family protein: MDQHSFLFQAMIYLGAAVLLVPLARKMGLGSVLGYLIAGILIGPSALNLVGDRSEDVMHVAEFGVVMMLFVIGLELEPSLLWKLRKPIVGMGGLQVLITAAIITGICFVAGIDRNQAIAIGLIAAPSSTALVIQTLQEKGLMKTDAGQSSFAVLLFQDIAVIPMLAVLPMLAPSQSDNSANHGSDAWISSQPGWVQTLAVIFAVGIIVLAGRFLVRPLLRMVAATRSREVFTATTLLLVIAITLLMTSVGLSPALGTFLAGVVLANSEYRHELESDIEPFKGILLGIFFISVGAAINFSLMADSPLLVVGILLGLMAVKAVVLAMTGRVFNLSTDQNLIYSLGLCQVGEFAFVLLSFTRQANILNQHTADLLLAVVALSMALTPLLFLLNEKFLLPRFDVKEKPVEKEADTIEEKNPVIIAGFGHYGNTVGRFLRAHGIGTTILDIDSDRVDYLRKMGFRVYYGDASRYDLLHAAGASEARIILLTIDDPVKRLEMIETIKKHFPNLQIMVRSQNRYDAYDQMNAGMMHIYRETVDSALRMGVDTMKILGFRAYSASRAASTFLQYDERNLKYLSSIRDEKQYINTAREFIEELDKIIQNDLRAPELNRDKGWDEESLINDARNMSPSNG, translated from the coding sequence ATGGACCAGCATAGTTTTTTATTTCAGGCAATGATCTACCTGGGGGCAGCAGTGCTGTTGGTTCCCCTGGCACGTAAAATGGGTTTGGGTTCAGTTTTGGGCTACCTTATAGCAGGTATTTTGATCGGCCCCTCGGCCCTGAACCTGGTAGGCGACAGGAGCGAGGATGTAATGCATGTGGCCGAATTTGGTGTGGTGATGATGCTGTTTGTAATAGGGCTGGAACTGGAACCATCATTATTGTGGAAGCTTAGAAAACCAATAGTGGGCATGGGTGGACTACAGGTCTTGATCACCGCAGCCATCATTACCGGTATCTGTTTTGTGGCGGGCATCGACCGGAACCAGGCCATTGCCATTGGCCTGATTGCGGCCCCAAGTTCCACCGCCCTTGTAATCCAGACCCTGCAGGAAAAAGGACTCATGAAAACCGATGCAGGGCAAAGCTCCTTTGCCGTCCTGCTTTTCCAGGATATTGCGGTCATCCCCATGCTGGCCGTCCTGCCCATGCTGGCACCTTCCCAATCAGACAATTCGGCTAACCATGGTAGTGATGCATGGATCAGTTCACAACCGGGTTGGGTACAGACCCTGGCTGTGATTTTCGCAGTAGGCATAATTGTCCTGGCAGGAAGGTTCCTGGTAAGGCCTTTGCTCAGGATGGTTGCCGCCACCAGGTCCAGGGAAGTGTTCACGGCAACCACTTTACTGCTGGTCATTGCCATAACCCTGTTGATGACATCAGTGGGACTGAGCCCGGCCCTGGGTACATTCCTGGCAGGGGTGGTACTGGCCAATAGCGAATACAGGCACGAACTGGAAAGTGATATCGAACCTTTCAAGGGCATCCTGCTCGGGATCTTCTTCATATCTGTTGGGGCTGCCATCAATTTCAGCCTCATGGCCGATTCCCCCCTACTGGTAGTGGGAATCCTGCTCGGCTTGATGGCTGTGAAGGCTGTGGTACTGGCCATGACAGGCAGGGTCTTCAATCTGAGCACTGACCAGAACCTAATCTATTCTCTGGGACTTTGCCAGGTGGGTGAATTTGCTTTTGTGTTACTGAGTTTCACCAGGCAGGCCAATATCCTCAACCAGCATACAGCCGACCTGTTGCTGGCTGTAGTTGCCCTGAGCATGGCACTTACCCCATTGCTCTTCCTGCTCAATGAGAAGTTTTTATTGCCCCGCTTTGATGTAAAGGAAAAGCCCGTTGAAAAAGAGGCTGATACTATTGAAGAAAAAAACCCTGTGATCATTGCGGGATTTGGCCATTATGGCAATACCGTAGGTCGTTTCCTTCGTGCCCATGGCATAGGAACCACCATCCTGGACATTGATTCAGACAGGGTGGACTACCTCCGCAAGATGGGCTTCAGGGTATATTATGGTGACGCATCCAGGTATGACCTGCTGCATGCTGCAGGGGCCAGCGAGGCCAGGATCATTTTGCTGACGATTGATGATCCGGTTAAGCGTCTGGAAATGATCGAAACCATTAAGAAACATTTTCCCAACCTGCAGATCATGGTACGCAGCCAAAACCGTTACGATGCCTACGACCAGATGAATGCCGGCATGATGCATATTTACAGGGAAACAGTGGATTCGGCGCTGCGCATGGGCGTAGACACTATGAAGATACTTGGTTTCCGGGCTTATTCGGCATCAAGGGCCGCTTCTACCTTCCTTCAATATGATGAACGAAACCTGAAATACCTTTCTTCCATCAGGGATGAAAAGCAGTACATCAATACGGCCCGCGAATTCATTGAGGAACTGGACAAGATCATCCAGAATGACCTGAGGGCTCCTGAACTGAACAGGGATAAAGGCTGGGATGAAGAAAGCCTGATCAATGATGCCAGAAACATGTCACCGTCAAACGGATAG
- the lepA gene encoding translation elongation factor 4 — MKNIRNFCIIAHIDHGKSTLADRLLQSTNTISERDMMDQVLDDMDLEREKGITIKSHAIQINYKHTDGQEYILNLIDTPGHVDFSYEVSRALAACEGALLLVDAAQGIQAQTISNLYLAIDNDLEIIPVINKIDMEGAMIEEVKDQIIELIGCKPEDILLASGRTGLGVDKILEAIVSRIPSPEGDPQAPLQALIFDSVFNSFRGIIVYFRIMNGTLRKGDKVKFVSTGQEYEADEVGILKLKMTERKEVSCGDVGYIITGIKNAKEIKVGDTITLANNDNPLAIQGFEEVKPMVFAGIFPVVTDDFEELRECMDKLQLNDASLTYELETSQALGFGFRCGFLGMLHMEIIQERLEREFNQTVITTVPNVSFIAYTSKGEKVIVNNPSEMPDPSRIDRIEEPYIKAQIITKPEYIGNIMTLCLGKRGILINQSYLTQTRVELIFELPLTEIVFDFYDKLKSQTRGYASFDYHPIGYREADIVKMDILLNAEKVDALSALIHRSRANEFGRKLCEKLKDLLPRQQFLIAIQAAIGAKIVARENISAMRKDVTAKCYGGDVSRKRKLLEKQKEGKKRMRQIGSVEVPQEAFLAVLKLDD; from the coding sequence ATGAAGAATATCAGGAATTTTTGCATAATCGCGCACATTGACCACGGGAAGAGTACTTTGGCAGACAGGCTTTTGCAATCTACCAATACTATTAGTGAACGTGACATGATGGACCAGGTACTGGATGATATGGACCTTGAAAGGGAGAAGGGTATCACCATTAAGAGCCATGCCATCCAGATCAATTATAAACATACTGATGGCCAGGAATATATCCTGAACCTGATCGACACCCCGGGACACGTTGACTTCAGTTATGAGGTAAGCCGTGCCCTGGCCGCCTGCGAAGGCGCGCTCTTGCTGGTTGATGCCGCACAGGGTATACAGGCACAGACCATATCCAACCTCTACCTTGCCATTGACAACGACCTGGAGATCATCCCGGTGATCAATAAGATCGACATGGAAGGGGCCATGATCGAGGAGGTGAAAGACCAGATCATTGAACTGATCGGTTGCAAGCCAGAGGATATCCTGCTGGCCAGCGGCCGTACTGGTCTGGGTGTTGACAAGATCCTGGAGGCTATTGTTAGCCGGATCCCTTCACCGGAAGGAGATCCCCAGGCACCACTGCAGGCCTTGATCTTCGACAGTGTGTTCAACAGTTTCCGTGGTATCATTGTGTATTTCCGGATCATGAATGGTACCCTAAGGAAGGGTGATAAGGTTAAGTTCGTTTCCACCGGCCAGGAGTACGAGGCTGACGAGGTAGGAATCCTTAAACTTAAAATGACCGAGCGTAAGGAAGTGAGCTGCGGTGATGTAGGTTATATCATCACCGGCATCAAGAATGCCAAGGAAATCAAGGTAGGTGATACCATTACACTTGCCAATAATGATAATCCTTTGGCCATCCAGGGCTTTGAAGAAGTAAAGCCGATGGTATTTGCAGGTATCTTCCCGGTAGTGACCGATGATTTCGAGGAACTGCGCGAGTGCATGGACAAACTGCAGTTGAATGATGCCTCCCTGACCTATGAACTGGAAACCTCACAGGCCCTTGGCTTCGGTTTCCGATGCGGGTTCCTTGGCATGCTGCACATGGAGATCATCCAGGAACGCCTGGAAAGGGAATTCAACCAAACCGTGATCACCACTGTACCAAACGTAAGTTTCATTGCCTATACCAGCAAGGGCGAGAAAGTGATCGTGAACAACCCTTCAGAAATGCCCGATCCCAGCCGGATCGATCGTATTGAAGAACCCTATATCAAGGCACAGATCATCACCAAGCCGGAGTATATCGGTAATATCATGACCCTTTGCCTGGGCAAGCGGGGTATCCTGATCAACCAGAGCTACCTCACCCAAACCAGGGTAGAGTTGATCTTTGAATTACCATTGACCGAGATCGTATTCGACTTTTACGATAAACTGAAGAGCCAGACCCGTGGGTATGCCTCCTTCGACTACCATCCCATAGGTTACCGTGAGGCCGATATCGTAAAAATGGATATCCTGTTGAATGCTGAAAAAGTGGATGCGCTGAGCGCCCTGATCCACCGAAGCAGGGCCAATGAATTCGGCAGGAAGCTTTGCGAGAAGCTGAAGGACCTGCTTCCCCGCCAGCAATTCCTTATCGCCATCCAGGCTGCAATCGGTGCCAAGATCGTTGCGCGTGAGAACATCAGTGCCATGCGTAAGGATGTAACGGCAAAATGTTACGGAGGTGATGTTAGCCGTAAGCGTAAACTCCTGGAAAAGCAGAAGGAAGGTAAGAAGCGGATGCGCCAGATCGGTTCTGTAGAAGTGCCCCAGGAAGCATTCCTCGCCGTATTGAAACTTGACGATTAA
- a CDS encoding D-glycero-alpha-D-manno-heptose-1,7-bisphosphate 7-phosphatase has product MLDLNAIDQNWTLFLDRDGVINYEKENDYIYHWDEFVFYEGVKEALGKFSKLFKYIIIVTNQRGIEKGLMTEADLHDIHMRMKEELAGVDAHIDGIYFCSSLDNGHPNRKPQPGMAYLAAQDFPGIDFSRSIMVGNNISDMEFGRNAGMHTVFLQTTRPNQEIPHPAIDLAFKSLLNFAEALPQA; this is encoded by the coding sequence ATGCTGGACCTCAACGCAATAGACCAAAACTGGACCCTTTTCCTTGATCGCGATGGTGTGATCAATTACGAGAAGGAAAATGATTATATCTATCACTGGGATGAGTTCGTGTTCTATGAAGGGGTAAAGGAAGCACTGGGCAAATTCAGTAAGCTTTTCAAATACATCATCATTGTCACCAATCAAAGGGGAATCGAAAAAGGCCTGATGACGGAAGCCGACCTCCACGACATTCATATGCGCATGAAGGAGGAACTTGCCGGGGTTGACGCCCATATTGATGGGATTTACTTCTGCTCTTCCCTTGACAATGGGCATCCCAACCGTAAACCGCAGCCAGGAATGGCCTATCTAGCCGCGCAGGATTTCCCGGGTATCGATTTCTCCAGGTCTATCATGGTGGGCAACAATATCAGTGATATGGAATTTGGCCGCAATGCCGGCATGCATACCGTTTTCCTGCAAACAACCAGGCCCAACCAGGAAATCCCCCATCCTGCTATTGACCTGGCCTTTAAGAGCCTGTTAAATTTCGCAGAAGCATTGCCGCAGGCATAA
- a CDS encoding glycosyltransferase family 2 protein translates to MDISVVIPLLNEEESLPELCSWIGKVMNEHGYSYEVVMIDDGSTDESWSVIRALGEQNPRIKGIRFQRNYGKSAALNEGFKAASGKVVITMDADLQDSPDEIPALYKMIMDEGYDLVSGWKKKRYDNTLTKNIPSKLFNAATRKVSGIQLHDFNCGLKAYRKKVVKSIEVYGEMHRYIPVIAKWSGFRKIGEKVVEHRARKYGVTKFGLNRFVNGFLDLASITVVGKYGKRPMHFFGLWGTIFFLLGFGFSAYLVITKILDPDSYLTNRPPFYIALVAMVIGVQLFLAGFLGELIARNSSQRNFYLIEDKLGID, encoded by the coding sequence ATGGATATTTCTGTTGTAATACCGCTTCTGAATGAAGAAGAATCATTGCCTGAACTCTGTTCCTGGATCGGGAAGGTGATGAACGAACATGGATATTCCTATGAAGTGGTGATGATAGACGATGGTAGTACCGATGAGTCCTGGTCCGTGATCAGGGCACTGGGGGAACAAAACCCCAGGATCAAGGGGATACGCTTCCAACGCAATTACGGTAAATCTGCAGCACTCAATGAGGGTTTCAAGGCAGCCAGCGGTAAGGTAGTGATCACGATGGATGCCGATCTCCAGGATTCCCCCGATGAGATACCGGCTTTGTACAAGATGATCATGGATGAAGGGTATGACCTGGTGAGCGGTTGGAAGAAAAAGCGCTACGACAATACCCTCACCAAGAATATTCCTTCCAAGTTATTCAATGCAGCCACCAGGAAAGTGTCGGGTATCCAACTCCACGATTTCAATTGCGGTCTTAAAGCCTACCGGAAGAAAGTGGTGAAAAGCATTGAAGTATACGGTGAAATGCATCGTTATATCCCGGTGATCGCCAAATGGTCGGGTTTCCGCAAGATTGGCGAGAAAGTGGTGGAACACCGTGCGAGGAAATATGGGGTTACCAAGTTTGGCCTTAATCGTTTTGTGAATGGCTTCCTTGACCTTGCTTCCATCACTGTAGTGGGTAAATACGGTAAGCGCCCCATGCATTTCTTCGGCTTATGGGGAACGATTTTCTTCTTGCTTGGATTTGGCTTCAGTGCTTACCTGGTCATTACCAAGATACTTGACCCGGACAGTTACCTGACCAACCGTCCCCCCTTCTATATCGCGCTGGTGGCCATGGTGATCGGTGTGCAGCTATTCCTGGCAGGATTCCTTGGGGAATTGATCGCAAGGAATTCCTCACAGCGCAACTTTTATTTGATCGAAGACAAGCTGGGTATTGACTAG
- a CDS encoding methyltransferase domain-containing protein, whose product MHLNLLNYICCPLCQENLQVGQVASPGDTLPRIQQDNIDYAYLLCPACTMVYPVIEGVPRMLLESFLDHEGYLEKAMTGFRQLKIVLLERFGEKIQQAAKRNRRSRQSFTREWKLLEKDNSLKVWNADQQEFESQLFRELGIVPEALKGKKIVDIGCGHGRSSKILAKSGELVIGMDLGQSVLNAAKTNKMDNCHFIQGDLHHPPFKNGFFDIVYSSGVIHHTPDTYAAFKSIAQLTSSGGRLCIWIYQPYDNWIHKLMLTARNLTIHIPAGIQFWTYFFSLLPIHKVVGALRGKQRHWREIMIEQMDMLSPEFRHEHEPEEAKEWFLKHNFSHIAITSSDKWGFSMVGINYKPSSEAATCR is encoded by the coding sequence ATGCACCTTAACCTGTTAAACTATATCTGTTGCCCGCTATGCCAAGAAAACCTCCAGGTCGGCCAGGTAGCATCTCCAGGGGACACCCTACCACGCATCCAACAGGATAATATCGACTATGCATACCTGTTATGTCCTGCCTGTACCATGGTTTACCCGGTCATAGAAGGGGTGCCCAGGATGTTACTGGAAAGTTTTCTTGACCATGAGGGCTACCTTGAAAAAGCAATGACCGGTTTCCGGCAACTGAAAATAGTCCTGCTGGAGAGATTTGGTGAAAAGATTCAACAGGCAGCCAAACGCAACAGGCGGTCCAGGCAAAGTTTTACACGGGAGTGGAAACTACTGGAGAAGGATAATTCATTGAAAGTATGGAATGCTGATCAGCAGGAATTTGAATCCCAACTCTTCAGGGAATTGGGGATAGTACCCGAAGCACTCAAGGGAAAGAAGATCGTGGATATTGGTTGTGGCCATGGACGTTCATCCAAGATATTGGCAAAAAGCGGCGAACTGGTAATAGGAATGGACCTTGGCCAAAGTGTGTTGAATGCAGCGAAAACCAATAAAATGGATAACTGCCATTTTATCCAGGGCGACCTGCACCATCCGCCCTTCAAGAACGGCTTCTTCGATATTGTGTATTCCAGTGGCGTGATCCACCATACCCCAGACACCTATGCTGCCTTTAAAAGTATTGCCCAGCTTACCAGCAGTGGTGGAAGGCTTTGTATCTGGATCTACCAGCCCTATGATAACTGGATCCATAAGCTGATGCTTACCGCCAGGAATCTAACGATCCATATTCCGGCAGGCATCCAGTTCTGGACCTATTTCTTCTCCCTTCTTCCGATCCATAAAGTAGTCGGGGCCTTGAGGGGAAAGCAGCGCCACTGGAGGGAGATCATGATTGAACAGATGGACATGCTGAGTCCTGAATTCCGCCATGAACATGAACCGGAGGAGGCGAAGGAATGGTTCCTGAAGCATAATTTTTCGCATATTGCCATCACTTCTTCAGATAAATGGGGATTCTCCATGGTAGGGATCAACTATAAACCTTCATCAGAAGCAGCCACTTGCAGATAG
- a CDS encoding D-sedoheptulose-7-phosphate isomerase, protein MSNVMKATIQQIIAESISVKQQLLGDEAIHQRLEEVIELITTAFRNGNRLYFCGNGGSAADAQHLAAEFSGRFYLDRDALPAEALHCNTSYLTAVANDYSYDVIYSRLVKGIMNKGDVLIGLSTSGNSGNILKAFEVARDKGVVTIAFTGSTGGKMKELSDYLFNVPSNITPRIQESHIMLGHIICQLVEERYFKQ, encoded by the coding sequence ATGTCAAATGTTATGAAAGCTACCATCCAACAGATCATAGCCGAATCCATCAGTGTAAAGCAACAACTTCTTGGTGATGAAGCCATACATCAAAGACTGGAAGAAGTGATCGAACTGATCACCACTGCATTCAGGAATGGCAACAGGCTTTATTTCTGTGGCAATGGTGGTAGCGCTGCCGATGCTCAGCACCTGGCTGCAGAGTTCAGTGGCCGGTTTTACCTGGATCGCGATGCCCTTCCTGCTGAAGCCCTGCACTGCAATACTTCCTACCTCACTGCTGTGGCCAATGATTACAGTTACGATGTGATCTATTCCAGGCTGGTGAAAGGCATCATGAACAAGGGGGATGTATTGATCGGACTGTCCACTTCTGGTAATTCCGGAAATATCCTCAAGGCTTTTGAAGTGGCCAGGGATAAAGGAGTGGTCACCATTGCCTTCACCGGTTCAACCGGGGGGAAAATGAAGGAGCTGAGCGATTACCTCTTCAATGTCCCTTCCAACATTACCCCAAGGATACAGGAAAGCCATATCATGCTTGGCCATATCATCTGCCAATTGGTGGAAGAGCGTTATTTCAAGCAATAA